A section of the Nitrospira sp. genome encodes:
- the secF gene encoding protein translocase subunit SecF yields MFEILGKTNIDFMGKRTISFALSGILAFLGIIAVFQIARGAANLGIDFAGGTAVQLKFDQSIRIDEARRALESNGVGSAELQEFTQDNKLLIRVKASTTIEEKVAERVMAVFSKEFPGNKFVVDSSMEIGPTIGKKLQEDAMIAVLISFVGIVLYIAVRFELRFGVAAALATFHDVLAVLGVFYVLDKEITLLVVTALLTLAGYSLTDTVVVFDRIRENLRTRRREDEEMIINTAINQVLSRTIVTSLTVVIVLIPLVLGGAEVLHDFSLALLGGVMFGTYSSIFVASPLLLLWPGSAGSLLKRR; encoded by the coding sequence ATGTTCGAGATTTTGGGAAAGACGAATATCGATTTTATGGGGAAGCGAACCATCTCGTTCGCGCTGTCCGGCATTCTCGCTTTTCTGGGTATCATCGCGGTGTTTCAAATCGCGCGTGGAGCAGCAAATCTGGGAATCGATTTTGCCGGCGGGACGGCCGTCCAGCTCAAATTCGACCAGTCGATCAGGATCGACGAGGCGCGCCGCGCTCTGGAAAGCAACGGGGTGGGATCTGCGGAACTGCAGGAATTCACGCAGGACAACAAGCTGCTCATTCGCGTGAAAGCCTCGACGACCATCGAAGAGAAGGTCGCGGAGCGGGTCATGGCCGTGTTCAGCAAGGAATTTCCCGGTAACAAGTTCGTCGTGGATTCGAGCATGGAGATCGGCCCAACGATCGGGAAGAAGCTACAAGAAGACGCCATGATTGCGGTCTTGATCTCCTTCGTCGGGATCGTGCTGTACATTGCGGTCAGGTTTGAGTTGCGGTTCGGGGTCGCGGCCGCCTTGGCAACCTTTCACGATGTGCTCGCGGTGTTAGGGGTCTTCTATGTGTTGGACAAGGAAATTACCTTGCTGGTTGTGACCGCATTGCTGACGCTGGCCGGCTACTCGTTGACGGATACCGTGGTCGTCTTCGACCGGATCCGTGAGAATCTCCGTACCCGTCGGCGAGAAGATGAGGAGATGATCATCAACACGGCCATCAACCAAGTCCTGAGCCGCACGATCGTCACCAGTTTGACCGTGGTAATCGTGCTCATTCCACTGGTCCTCGGCGGGGCCGAGGTGCTGCATGATTTCTCGTTGGCCTTGCTCGGAGGCGTCATGTTTGGAACGTATTCGTCCATTTTCGTGGCAAGCCCGTTGCTGCTGCTCTGGCCCGGTAGCGCCGGGAGTCTTCTCAAGCGTCGCTAG
- a CDS encoding PAS domain S-box protein, with product MLFWSRSHSLQRKIITAIVMVGFLPLSLSLVLTYIEERRALRETIGANFKEVAVEAARRIEMQVTRGINEAQQLAAMPFLRTSVTESNRTYVDKDEKTVQSMIKAWQQRWRQRDKQSEFPLFINRIVTNYLIRWHDIRKSDYVGIFVTDNRGALVVSSIPQVEYYYGKTAWWQAVMKRGTGKVFVSDIFFDPAFGTHVVNVSTPIIDDEQHTTIGAVTILLRRDTLFHSVSEATVGQTGHAMLFSSDGVPLVCPILSPEEHVVKPELVNAISGHAAGWTTAANDSHGGENSIVGFAPVRLGTDLTPESLGGKRWVAFVRQDPAESYAPLERLVVQVTVYGLGVFAVLLLIGLTVARRIARPISLLHEGVQRIGSGRLDQQLELKTGDEIEQLAEAFNKMAVNLRISFEQIEQRMEDVRRLEARYRDLIEHSPEMIYQLNKAGQFVHVNKTGLDKLGYSLEEMLQMRLWDLVPKGRETEVLAYLERLVSQGRSTIETVFVAADGRPIDVEIHATALFESGGGLVHSRAFVRDVTERHLLEEQVHRYTTRLEQAVNERTQQLVASQERYKALFDLVADSVFMVGEDGIIVAVNKREEQALGYSEQQVVGRSILDVVLPMHHDDMRGLLAKIHSGERQVPTQEITVCDAAGKETPVEMDLILVRGSDHTWMMVQLRDITDRKRLERQMHTYQQELEAKVSERTREIEETKQYLENLLENANDVIYTLDSEQCFTYVNSKILSWGYVKEDLLGRPYLGLLSKRHRGRRLKSTLDIGVKQVYEVEVLTKSGEPRSVMVSVSPLHGAEGEILGVLGIARDMTETKKLEQQIRNSEKLASVGKLAAGVAHEINNPLGGILNCLYNMRKATLSPARQEEYLASMEDGLRRVQRIVRQLLDFSQQHNPELALADINQVVTRVLLLTDHLFVPHRVRLETDLSSDMPELMIDRHMMEQVLMNLVLNAIQAMRSGGVLTISTIVEEAHCLVRVRDSGCGISSSVLPRIFDPFFTTKNEGEGTGLGLSVSLGIVERHGGRIMVESEVGKGTTFTVSIPLSTERYAIGRFS from the coding sequence ATGCTGTTCTGGAGCCGGTCACACAGCCTCCAGCGAAAGATCATCACGGCCATTGTGATGGTCGGTTTCCTGCCGTTGAGCCTCTCTCTTGTCCTGACCTATATCGAGGAACGCCGGGCGTTACGTGAGACCATCGGTGCCAACTTCAAGGAAGTGGCGGTCGAGGCGGCCCGGCGGATCGAGATGCAGGTCACACGCGGCATCAATGAAGCGCAACAACTCGCCGCCATGCCGTTTCTCCGCACCTCCGTGACCGAATCCAATCGCACCTATGTCGACAAGGACGAAAAAACCGTCCAGTCCATGATCAAAGCGTGGCAGCAGCGCTGGCGGCAGCGGGACAAGCAAAGCGAGTTTCCGCTATTCATCAACCGAATTGTGACTAACTACCTGATTCGGTGGCACGACATCCGCAAATCCGATTACGTCGGCATTTTCGTCACAGACAATCGGGGCGCGTTGGTCGTCAGTTCCATTCCACAAGTCGAATACTACTATGGGAAAACAGCCTGGTGGCAGGCGGTGATGAAGCGGGGGACGGGCAAGGTGTTCGTCAGCGATATCTTTTTTGATCCTGCCTTCGGCACCCACGTCGTCAACGTGTCTACGCCGATCATCGATGACGAGCAGCATACGACGATCGGGGCCGTCACGATTCTTCTGCGTCGGGACACCCTGTTCCATTCCGTGTCCGAAGCCACGGTGGGGCAGACCGGGCATGCCATGTTGTTCAGTTCAGACGGTGTTCCGCTGGTGTGCCCGATCCTCTCGCCGGAAGAGCATGTGGTGAAGCCGGAATTGGTGAATGCGATCAGCGGACATGCGGCCGGCTGGACGACGGCGGCGAATGATTCGCATGGTGGGGAGAATTCCATTGTCGGGTTCGCGCCGGTTCGCCTCGGGACGGACTTAACGCCGGAGAGCTTGGGCGGCAAACGCTGGGTAGCGTTTGTCCGGCAGGACCCCGCCGAGTCCTATGCCCCGCTGGAACGCCTGGTGGTACAGGTCACGGTGTATGGGCTTGGGGTCTTTGCCGTGCTGCTGCTCATCGGTCTGACTGTGGCGCGAAGAATCGCCCGCCCCATCAGTCTGTTGCATGAGGGGGTTCAACGAATCGGGAGCGGACGTTTGGATCAGCAATTGGAACTCAAGACCGGCGACGAGATCGAACAGCTTGCCGAGGCCTTTAACAAGATGGCCGTCAATCTGCGGATATCCTTCGAGCAGATCGAACAGCGTATGGAGGATGTGCGCCGTCTCGAAGCCCGCTACCGCGACTTGATCGAGCATTCGCCCGAGATGATTTACCAGCTGAATAAGGCCGGCCAGTTCGTGCATGTGAATAAAACCGGGCTGGACAAGCTCGGCTATTCTTTGGAGGAAATGCTCCAGATGCGTCTGTGGGACTTGGTGCCCAAAGGCCGGGAGACCGAAGTCTTGGCGTATCTTGAGCGGTTGGTCTCGCAGGGACGCAGTACGATCGAGACGGTGTTTGTGGCTGCGGACGGCCGCCCGATCGACGTCGAGATCCATGCAACGGCGCTGTTCGAGAGCGGGGGCGGACTGGTCCATTCACGGGCGTTCGTGCGTGACGTGACGGAACGGCATCTGCTGGAGGAGCAGGTACATCGATATACGACCAGGCTCGAGCAGGCGGTGAACGAACGGACGCAGCAACTGGTTGCCTCGCAAGAACGGTACAAGGCGCTGTTCGATCTGGTGGCGGATTCTGTCTTCATGGTGGGAGAAGACGGGATCATCGTGGCGGTGAATAAGCGCGAAGAACAGGCGTTGGGCTACTCCGAGCAACAGGTGGTGGGGCGCAGCATTCTGGACGTGGTACTCCCGATGCACCATGATGACATGCGGGGGTTGCTTGCGAAGATCCATTCCGGTGAGCGGCAGGTGCCGACGCAGGAAATCACCGTGTGTGATGCCGCCGGCAAGGAGACGCCGGTGGAAATGGACCTGATTCTGGTGCGCGGCAGCGACCATACCTGGATGATGGTTCAGCTGCGGGACATCACCGACCGAAAGCGCCTTGAACGGCAAATGCATACCTACCAGCAGGAGTTGGAGGCCAAGGTCAGCGAGCGTACGAGGGAAATCGAAGAAACGAAGCAGTACCTCGAAAACCTGCTCGAAAACGCCAATGATGTGATCTATACGCTTGATAGCGAGCAGTGTTTTACCTACGTCAACAGCAAGATTTTGTCATGGGGATATGTGAAGGAGGATCTCCTTGGGCGGCCCTACTTGGGGTTGCTTTCGAAGCGACATCGCGGGCGCCGATTGAAGTCGACCTTGGATATTGGCGTAAAACAGGTCTACGAAGTTGAGGTATTGACGAAATCGGGTGAGCCGCGGTCCGTGATGGTCAGTGTGTCACCCCTCCACGGCGCGGAGGGGGAGATTCTGGGTGTGTTGGGGATCGCCCGAGATATGACGGAAACGAAGAAGCTGGAACAGCAGATCAGGAACTCCGAGAAGCTGGCCTCGGTCGGCAAGCTGGCGGCAGGGGTCGCGCACGAGATTAACAACCCCTTGGGAGGGATCTTGAACTGCCTCTATAACATGCGCAAAGCAACGCTGTCTCCGGCACGTCAGGAAGAATATCTCGCGTCGATGGAGGACGGGTTGCGCCGGGTGCAGCGCATCGTTCGCCAGCTCCTTGATTTTTCCCAGCAACACAACCCAGAGCTCGCGTTGGCCGACATCAATCAGGTCGTCACACGCGTGTTGTTGCTGACCGATCATCTCTTCGTGCCCCATCGGGTGCGACTCGAAACGGACTTATCCTCCGACATGCCGGAACTGATGATTGACCGGCATATGATGGAACAGGTGCTGATGAACCTGGTGCTGAATGCCATCCAGGCGATGCGCAGTGGCGGGGTGTTGACCATCAGCACGATCGTAGAGGAAGCTCATTGTTTGGTTCGGGTGCGGGATTCGGGTTGCGGGATTTCTTCTTCCGTCCTGCCGCGGATCTTCGACCCCTTCTTCACCACGAAGAACGAGGGAGAGGGGACGGGGCTCGGACTTTCGGTCAGCTTGGGCATTGTGGAGCGCCACGGGGGACGGATCATGGTTGAGAGTGAAGTCGGGAAGGGGACCACGTTTACCGTGTCCATTCCGCTATCCACTGAACGGTATGCCATTGGGAGGTTTTCGTGA
- a CDS encoding sigma-54-dependent Fis family transcriptional regulator codes for MKGLRVLIVDDEPLMRLSMLDALEGVGCEVMAAATGTEGVTVLGTRQFDVVITDLRLPGADGLTLLKVCKERSPTTEVILITAHGSVDTAVGAIKLGAYDYITKPFQMDELLLIVERVGKILGLRRENLELKEVLEDRFSFGGLHGANQQMYALLERIKLVAATDSPVSIIGERGTGKELVAHTIHLNSPRRDQPLIKVCCGDLPDKLVEAELFGHEKGAFPGALRQRRGRFELAHKGTLLLDDIDALPATVQKKMWQLLQDRKCLRIGGRESMEVDVRVLCASQEDLKDAVAHGRFLPELCDYLTAVEIIVPPLRERRDDVLVIAEHLLERSAATFHKSLKGFSQASRDLLMRYSFPGNVGELEQMVDRAAALGRNAEPLQPWDLCGFQTCPYLGGAPQPNCGFCTEGLTEKADKEEPATSATLAVARESFERDYILSVLKQVDGSRTSAAAVLGLSRKALWDKCKRYGISSAKGEAEEGED; via the coding sequence GTGAAAGGGCTCAGGGTGCTGATTGTCGATGACGAACCGCTGATGCGACTCTCCATGCTCGATGCGTTGGAAGGTGTGGGGTGCGAAGTCATGGCGGCGGCCACGGGAACTGAGGGAGTGACGGTACTTGGCACGCGTCAGTTCGATGTGGTGATCACGGACTTACGTCTTCCGGGTGCCGACGGGCTGACACTCCTCAAGGTCTGCAAGGAGCGGAGTCCGACTACAGAAGTGATTTTGATCACGGCCCATGGATCGGTGGATACGGCGGTCGGTGCCATTAAGCTTGGGGCATACGACTACATCACCAAACCGTTCCAGATGGATGAGTTGCTCCTGATCGTGGAGCGGGTCGGGAAAATTCTCGGGCTGCGCCGGGAAAATCTTGAACTGAAAGAGGTGCTGGAAGACCGATTCAGCTTCGGGGGGCTGCATGGAGCGAATCAGCAGATGTACGCCTTGCTGGAACGCATAAAGTTAGTGGCGGCAACTGATTCTCCGGTGTCCATCATTGGGGAGCGTGGGACGGGGAAGGAGTTGGTGGCGCACACCATTCATTTGAACAGCCCTCGACGAGATCAGCCGTTGATCAAGGTGTGTTGCGGGGATCTTCCGGACAAGCTCGTAGAAGCGGAACTGTTCGGGCATGAGAAGGGGGCGTTTCCCGGCGCGTTGCGTCAGCGACGAGGACGGTTTGAGCTTGCACACAAGGGCACATTGCTGCTGGATGATATCGACGCACTGCCTGCCACCGTTCAGAAAAAAATGTGGCAATTGCTGCAGGATCGGAAGTGTCTGCGGATCGGCGGACGAGAATCCATGGAGGTCGATGTTCGGGTCCTCTGTGCGTCGCAGGAGGACTTGAAAGACGCGGTGGCGCACGGACGGTTTCTCCCGGAGCTCTGTGACTATCTGACGGCGGTCGAAATTATCGTCCCGCCGCTGCGTGAGCGCCGGGACGATGTGCTGGTGATTGCCGAGCATCTGCTGGAGAGGAGTGCCGCGACGTTCCATAAATCTCTCAAGGGATTTTCACAGGCTAGCCGGGATCTGTTGATGCGGTACTCGTTTCCGGGCAATGTCGGAGAGTTGGAGCAGATGGTCGACCGTGCCGCCGCCCTGGGTCGAAACGCGGAGCCGCTTCAACCGTGGGATCTCTGCGGCTTCCAGACCTGTCCCTATCTTGGGGGCGCACCCCAGCCCAATTGCGGGTTCTGTACAGAGGGTTTGACGGAGAAGGCCGACAAGGAAGAGCCCGCGACGTCCGCCACGCTTGCCGTTGCACGGGAGTCGTTTGAGCGGGACTATATTCTTTCCGTGTTGAAGCAGGTGGATGGGAGTCGGACGAGCGCGGCTGCGGTCTTGGGGCTCTCCAGAAAAGCGCTCTGGGATAAGTGCAAACGCTATGGAATCTCCTCCGCCAAAGGTGAGGCGGAGGAGGGAGAGGACTAA
- a CDS encoding WD40 repeat domain-containing protein, which produces MSNHTTAPSTIPSAAPTSPQGSPSQTPTIDHLEYWKTGLRELKTFRGHSHGVWTVAYAPDGQTIVSGGVDRYVRVWDIETGRLLRSLRGHTADIRALVFTPDGRTLASGSEDRTIRLWNPKTGEPTKLLFTRYDHNVCSLSLSPDGLMLARGSHNKDIKIWEVTTGTDLMTLLGKDQYDHHWSVCVAFSPDGIHLASGSDIGKIRIWEVLPSGEEKILHNGHWEETAEDSTETRGFFIEDDGGFQKPMEFWIGAMTFTPDGKILITGSRDNTIRFFDMPTMNELRVVRGHNGWVRALAVSPDGKVLISAGDDSTIRFWDIATGRNFRTDKTHTGPVRGIALSPDGLRLASASWDRTVKLWEGGPEPEE; this is translated from the coding sequence ATGAGCAATCACACGACCGCGCCCTCGACGATTCCTTCCGCTGCACCAACGAGCCCTCAGGGTTCGCCATCACAGACACCGACCATTGACCATCTGGAGTATTGGAAGACCGGCCTCAGAGAACTCAAGACCTTCCGCGGCCATTCGCATGGCGTATGGACCGTCGCCTACGCTCCCGATGGCCAAACCATTGTCAGCGGCGGCGTCGATCGGTACGTCCGCGTGTGGGATATCGAGACCGGACGCCTCTTGCGTTCGCTGCGTGGGCATACGGCCGACATCCGCGCGCTGGTGTTCACGCCGGATGGCCGCACATTGGCCTCGGGCAGCGAAGACCGCACCATCCGTCTCTGGAATCCAAAAACGGGCGAACCCACGAAACTCTTGTTCACGCGCTACGATCACAATGTCTGCAGCCTGTCCTTGTCCCCTGACGGGCTCATGTTAGCGCGCGGCAGCCACAACAAAGACATCAAGATCTGGGAAGTGACGACCGGGACCGACCTCATGACCCTCTTGGGCAAGGACCAATACGACCACCACTGGTCGGTCTGTGTGGCCTTCTCCCCGGATGGCATTCACCTCGCCAGCGGGTCCGATATCGGCAAGATCCGCATCTGGGAAGTGTTGCCGAGCGGAGAGGAGAAGATTCTGCACAACGGTCACTGGGAGGAGACGGCCGAAGACTCCACGGAGACCCGCGGCTTCTTCATCGAGGACGACGGCGGGTTCCAAAAGCCGATGGAGTTCTGGATCGGCGCCATGACGTTCACACCCGATGGCAAGATCCTGATTACCGGAAGCCGTGACAATACGATCCGCTTCTTTGACATGCCGACGATGAACGAACTGCGCGTCGTGCGCGGGCATAACGGTTGGGTCCGCGCCCTCGCAGTCTCACCCGACGGCAAGGTGCTCATCAGTGCGGGTGACGACAGCACCATCCGATTCTGGGATATCGCTACAGGTCGCAATTTCCGGACCGACAAGACCCATACCGGACCCGTGCGCGGGATCGCCCTCTCACCGGACGGCTTGCGCTTGGCCAGCGCCTCGTGGGATCGCACCGTCAAGCTGTGGGAAGGCGGGCCGGAGCCGGAAGAGTAG